The following coding sequences lie in one Arachis hypogaea cultivar Tifrunner chromosome 9, arahy.Tifrunner.gnm2.J5K5, whole genome shotgun sequence genomic window:
- the LOC112710406 gene encoding F-box protein At2g02240, with amino-acid sequence MDLQALPEGCIANILSLTTPLDAGRLSLISRTFCSAAQSDSVWERFLPSDLESIISDSHQFSSLIAAYPSKKALYLHLSDHPLLIDHGRKSFQLDKRTGKKCYMIAARDLTIIWGSTPEYWEWITLPESRFKEVAKLLAVCWFEIRRNISTIILSPGTQYAAFLVYKMIDAHGFHLEPAELTVGIVGGISSTKSVCLDPNVEERHLGPNFQGLERPKERSDGWLEIEMGDFFNLGLEDEVEMKVIEIDSKWWKHGFFLQGIEVRPKIV; translated from the exons ATGGATCTGCAAGCGTTGCCGGAAGGATGCATAGCCAACATACTGTCTCTAACCACTCCTCTTGATGCCGGCAGGCTCTCCTTGATTTCCAGAACCTTCTGTTCTGCCGCCCAATCTGATTCTGTCTGGGAACGTTTCTTACCCTCTGATCTGGAATCCATCATTtctgattctcatcaattttctTCTTTGATTGCCGCCTATCCTTCTAAGAAGGCCCTCTACCTTCATCTCTCCGACCATCCTCTTCTCATTGACCACGGTCGCAAG AGCTTTCAATTGGACAAACGGACTGGGAAGAAGTGTTACATGATTGCTGCAAGAGACCTCACCATTATTTGGGGTTCCACTCCTGAGTACTGGGAGTGGATAACCCTGCCTGAATCTAG GTTTAAAGAAGTTGCTAAACTTCTTGCTGTGTGTTGGTTCGAGATTCGTAGGAACATCAGCACCATTATATTGTCCCCAGGCACACAATATGCAGCTTTTCTTGTGTACAAGATGATCGATGCTCATGGATTTCACTTAGAGCCCGCCGAGTTAACAGTAGGCATAGTCGGAGGGATAAGTTCTACCAAAAGTGTTTGTTTGGACCCAAACGTAGAAGAGAGGCATTTGGGCCCCAATTTCCAAGGATTGGAACGACCGAAGGAGAGAAGCGATGGGTGGTTGGAGATTGAGATGGGAGACTTCTTCAATTTAGGATTAGAAGATGAAGTTGAGATGAAAGTTATAGAGATAGACAGCAAATGGTGGAAGCATGGTTTCTTTCTTCAAGGGATAGAAGTTAGGCCTAAAATCGTATGA
- the LOC112710404 gene encoding E3 ubiquitin-protein ligase SPL2, which yields MSSHDQVLASLLSQIVLSFDGAVLGLALAYAAIRSIRNFTTNSASLRKLRRAPSVSVSDLRSLLSDSDGNSDDGRIVVVRGTVEPKAAVDGSWKSLRPSLLVSRESCDKAVVLQITQTCIYNEWKGLFGWTSDLRAIFARSWRQAESKFLRKVPFVLVDVGRQPSTEYVVVNLDGSRHPLPLTTVYHKLQPINASPYTFLQALFGHEYPVGLLEEEKILPVGKDITAVGLCSVRNGIPEIKSCKDLPYFLSELSKDQMIVDLSFKTKVLFWGGIVLGSVSIGILGYSVARNWNKWMQWKEQRQRQQQRQAVIDEVDPQVDEQNEDIADGQLCVICLMRRRRSVFIPCGHLVCCQGCAISVEREVAPKCPVCRQEIRESVRIFES from the exons ATGTCCTCGCATGATCAAGTCCTAGCGTCTCTCCTCTCCCAGATTGTTCTTTCCTTCGACGGCGCCGTTTTGGGCCTCGCCTTGGCCTACGCTGCCATCCGCTCCATCCGCAACTTCACCACCAACTCCGCCTCCCTCCGCAAGCTCCGTCGCGCTCCCTCCGTCTCCGTCTCCGACCTCCGCTCGCTCCTCTCGGACTCCGATGGAAATTCTGACGATGGCAGAATTGTAGTTGTCCGTGGCACCGTTGAGCCCAAGGCCGCCGTCGACGGCAGCTGGAAAAGCTTGAGGCCAAGCCTCTTGGTCTCTCGTGAGTCCTGCGACAAAGCCGTCGTCCTTCAAATAACTCAAACG TGTATATACAATGAGTGGAAGGGCTTATTTGGATGGACTTCAGATCTTCGAGCTATTTTTGCAAGGTCTTGGAGACAAGCAGAGTCTAAATTCCTAAGAAAG gTGCCTTTTGTTCTGGTTGATGTTGGACGGCAGCCAAGTACTGAATATGTTGTTGTCAACTTAGATGGATCAAGACATCCCTTACCTCTGACAACAGTTTATCATAAATTACAACCTATAAATGCTTCTCCTTATACATTCCTGCAAGCTCTTTTTGGGCATGAGTATCCA GTTGGACTACTAGAGGAAGAGAAAATTCTTCCTGTGGGGAAGGATATCACAGCGGTTGGCCTTTGCAGTGTAAGAAATGGAATTCCCGAAATTAAGTCATGTAAAGACCTACCATATTTTCT GTCGGAGTTGAGCAAAGATCAGATGATTGTAGATCTTTCCTTCAAAACGAAAGTACTGTTTTGGGGTGGAATTGTTCTTGGTTCAGTATCAATTGGGATTCTTGGCTATTCAGTCGCTAG AAACTGGAATAAGTGGATGCAATGGAAAGAACAGCGGCAGCGCCAGCAACAAAGGCAAGCAGTTATTGATGAAGTTGATCCTCAAGTGGATGAGCAGAATGAAGATATTGCAGATGGACAGTTGTGTGTCATATGCCTGATGAGGAGAAGGCGCTCTGTTTTCATCCCCTGTGGGCACCTTGTGTGTTGCCAAGGATGTGCCATATCGGTGGAACGCGAAGTGGCACCCAAGTGTCCTGTTTGTCGACAGGAGATTCGGGAGTCAGTTCGGATTTTTGAATCCTGA
- the LOC112708881 gene encoding uncharacterized protein gives MAFEARMNLEGVGDEVRCRAFPVTVTGLAIRWFNALPQGSMTTFAYITRGFLAQFTTRIDKVKHPMNLLGLIQRSVEPTRKYLDRFNDKCLEIDGLTNSVASLCLTNGLLNEDFRKHLTTKPVWTM, from the coding sequence atggccttcgaggccaggatgaacctggaggGTGTGGGCGACGAGGTGAGATGTCGCGCTTTTCCCGTGACCGTAACGGGGCTGGCAATCCGGTGGTTCAACGCGCTCCCTCAGGGATCCATGACGACTTTCGCGTACATAACTCGTGGCTTTCTAGCACAGTTCACCACGCGTATTGACAAGGTCAAGCACCCGATGAACCTTCTAGGGTTGATCCAAAGAAGCGTGGAACCGACTAGGAAGTATCTGGATAGGTTCAACGACAAATGCCTAGAGATTGACGGCCTGACCAACTCAGTGGCCAGCCTATGTTTGACAAACGGGCTGTTGAACGAAGATTTCaggaaacacctcaccaccaaacCTGTGTGGACAATGTAG